TGCCCTTTTTAGCGCCCGTTGGCGGTGTAATTTCTACCTGAACGGCTTGTTCTGAAACACCTGCGAATAAGGTTTCTTTTGTATCGTTAAAATCACCATCTTGGTTCCAGTCAATAAACACATGCCAAGTTTCCGGGTATGTTTCTGCACTACTAAATCCTGGGGTTAACGTTAACTGGTAGCTTCTATCGGCATATATTTTCGCAGTATCACCAACATAGTTACTGTAAAAGGTGTTGCTACTGGTGTTTTCAAGATTAGAAAACTTGACTGATTGGATAAACTCATAGGCACGTTCACGAGACTTAGTGGCGCAGTAGTTCGGCATTGCAGGTGTAACCATCACCGCGCTTATGCGATAATCTGATGGGATCTGCAAACAAGAAGTCGTTGGTGATTTACCCGCAAACCAGTTCTTTGGATTCGCATTGTCTTCATCTCCAAAGGTAAGGTATTTTGCATCAGTCCTGAGGGTACTATTTTTGTATAGCATTACTTTTTTAAGATTTGCTATTTTCTCATCATTTGGAATGGGAGTTGTGGGATCAAAGATATTATCAGAGACTTCAACCAACAACCCTGGGTAGCACTTTTCCAACCATTGAAAGCGTCCTAACGCTTGCTGTGGCGTAAGTACATCTCGAGATTCAAATAAAGTCGTATTTGCCTGCGCTGATGGTGCTACTGTCGCAGCGAATGAGGCAATTAATGTGCTGGTTAGCATGACTTTTAACATAGTCTTATTCCTTATAATTCTAGCCATTTACGGTCATACTGATGAACGCGGCCACGAGTCTGTAGCTCTCTATCGCGACAGTAATTACCAATTGGATTACGCTTACAATAATCAACGGCGTCTGCCAGAATAAATGAGTTAAAGAGCGCATTATCGCGAATGGTTTCTAATGCAGTTCGATGTGAGTTATTCAGCTCACTGGCGTAGTAATTGAGTAGGTTATCGGCACGACGATTGTCGAGAATTGCCTGTACCCAATCATCACTCATGTTTTTCAAAGCCAACTTAGTCAAGATGCTTTTGGCAGGATAGACATCATCAGGTACTAAGGGAGATAGGCTTGGTCCAGAGTCGGTATAACTTTGTGTTAAGACTCGACCAACGTTGTATTTATCTAAGGTATCAAACTGAGTAACGTAGTTAGTTTTGATGTAATCGATACTGTTTTTAAACACATCAAAGCATGGTGTTGGGTTTTCCATCGTACAGTTGACGAGCTGATTGGGGATCACCTTCAATAGTTCAGTTGGATCACCACCAAGCTGTAGCGCAGAAACGGTAATTTTGATGTTACGCTTCACATTTTCGTCTACTTTTTGCAGTTTACCACTGACACTGACTTTACCCGCCCAGTCCACACCAAGCTGACCCCCCCATTTGACTTTGTCTTCGTCATTTTTATATTGGAACTTGAGGTTGAT
The sequence above is a segment of the Pseudoalteromonas piscicida genome. Coding sequences within it:
- a CDS encoding GEVED domain-containing protein, whose amino-acid sequence is MLKVMLTSTLIASFAATVAPSAQANTTLFESRDVLTPQQALGRFQWLEKCYPGLLVEVSDNIFDPTTPIPNDEKIANLKKVMLYKNSTLRTDAKYLTFGDEDNANPKNWFAGKSPTTSCLQIPSDYRISAVMVTPAMPNYCATKSRERAYEFIQSVKFSNLENTSSNTFYSNYVGDTAKIYADRSYQLTLTPGFSSAETYPETWHVFIDWNQDGDFNDTKETLFAGVSEQAVQVEITPPTGAKKGMTKMRVTMDYLGGSNDACKEVDSGEVEDYLLYVK